The Silene latifolia isolate original U9 population chromosome 4, ASM4854445v1, whole genome shotgun sequence region GCATACGGGGTGTGGTCACGCACTCCATGATAACATCTGTGAGAAGAACGGGAAAGCCTATATCACTGAGGGTGGCGTGGATGAAGTCCCAGCGGAGGCGGTCATAGGCCTTTTCTAGGTCGATTTTTATAGCCATGACCCCTGCTTTTCCCCTCTTCTTATTCATTGAATGTATCATCTCTTGAAAAATGACTATATTGTCCGTAATCTGACGACCCGAAACGAACCCGCTCTGAGTTTCAGAAATTACCCGTGGCAACACTTTTTTAATCCTGTTAGCAAGAACTTTGCTAATAACCTTATAGGCTACATTACACAAACCGATTGGACGGAATTGGGTAACCGATTCCGGGTTGTCTACTTTCGGAATAAGGACCAGGTAAGTATCGTTTAGACCCTCCAGCATCCCTTTACCTTCAAGAGCTTTGGTAACCATATCACAAAAAGAATGTTCTATCAAAGACCAATATTTCTGATAAAATAATGCTTGAAAACCATCCGGACCCGGGGCTTTAAGGGAACCCATATGCTTAATTACTTGTTGTATTTCGGCAATGGAAAAAGGACGAGTCAGCCAGGCCCAATCTTCGTTGTTAAAATCTTGAAACAAATTCCACGGTAAGCCCTCGATAACACTCGAATTATTATCGTCAGTATAAAGGGTTTTAAAATAATTGACAAAGATTTTTTTAACCTCCAGAGGGTCATCAATCCAGTGCCCTTGATCGTTTTTCAGAGATGTAATTCGGTTTCTCCATCGTCGGACCAGAGTACTCACATGGAAATATGAGGTATTTCTATCTCCATCCTTAATAAAATCAGCTCTCGATTTTTGATACCATAATAATTCCTCTTGGGCAAGCACTTCGTCTAATTTCTTTCGTAGTTTCGACTCAAGTTTAATAAGATGGCTATAGCGGGTTAAGGATAATTGTTTCTGACATCCACCAATCCTGGCAATTAAAGATCGTTTTCGACGGAATATGTCGCCAAATACATCCTAGTTCCAGGATTGTAATTTCTTTGAGAGCGAGTCGAGTCGAGAGTCGAATTGTCCCTCAGAAGGCCAATTTTCGTCAATGAAGCTTTCGAAGTTTTCATGGGTCATCCAACAAGCCTGGAATCGGAAGGGTCTATTGACTGAATTAATGGGAACGAAACCGTTTGGGGAGATAAACAGAGGGCAGTGGTCAGATTGGAAAGCGGGGATATGTTTGACCATGGCTTCCTCGAACACTGTCCCCCAATCCGCGTTGCACATGGCTCTGTCTAGTCTTGCGCTCTGTCTTGTTTCAATCGAATTGCCCCGAGCCCACGTATGAGGCGAGCCAGAGAAGGCCAGTTCGATAAGCTCACAACTTTCGATCCAGTTATTAAAATTTTCGCATCTCCTGGCCATATTCGAGTCTCCTCCATGTCTTTCGCTCAAATTTCTGGTCTCATTGAAATCACCCGCAACTAGCCAAGGGCGATTATTATTTTGGGCAAAACTCTCTAATTCTGCCCACAATTCTCTTCGATTAGAAGGGTCGGGACTTGCATAAACAGCTGAGAAAAACCACGGAAATTCTCCAATGCGAGCTATTTCGACAGTAATAAATTGTTGATGCTCGTGTACTGTGGTGACGGAGACGATATCAGTATTCCAGTATAACCAAATTCCGCCACTGAAACCATTTGCATTTACCCGAGCATGTCCTTTGTAACCCAGAATAGTACTCATTTTTATAGCATGATCGCATCCCATATGGGTCTCAACTAAGGCTAATACAGTAGGTTTATATGTACGTACAACCTCCTTGATAGCGCTAATTTTACTCTTATTCCCTGTACCTTGAACATTCCATACCATAAACGTGATATGGGGAAGGTTACGTGACAAATTTGGGATTCGTGTACTCATAAAATCAGGTACAAAATTTAAGGAAGATAGATAAGCTCTACTTACAAGCTTTAGAACTTTGTCAATACTCCATGGTATCGACATCTCCATCGTTAGATTCGAGGGATTGCTCTGTGCTAATTCGAACTTGACGTCCATTATCGGGCATTCCGCTATCATCACTCCCAGGAAGGGAGCAGCCATCTCCGGCCATGTCGACACCACTATGTTCTGTGTTGGTGGCACTATCTCGATCCGGGGGTTTTGTGGGAGGCATCGAGGCTGTGGTAGGGGGCGGTCGAGATAAGAAAAGTACGGGTGTGGGTTCATGATTAGGGGATACGTTATCAGTGTGAGAGGAACAAATAGGAGTAATAGATGTTGGGATAGTAGCAGGGACagtattgtttgatttttttggggGAATAGGGATATTGGAAATATCTTGTAGAATAGTTGTAGAATTATTAGTAATAGGAATAGAATTAATTTTAGCTAATGTGATAATATTGTTGGAAGATTTGATGGTGGAATCTTTTTTAACATATTTTGAGGAAGTTTTGGTAAATTTGGACTGAGATAAAAGTCTATCAGTATGTTTATTTAGAGTGGCAATTTTTTGCTGAATTTTTGGGATTTGATTAGGATTTTGTGCAAGAGAATTGGAGTTAATTATGGGGTGAATAACATGGGTAGTCTTTTTTGGTAAATGAGCTTGATTCGAGGGATTTTCAATTTCCTTAGATAGAATATCGTACCTTGATCCCGTATCTTTTGATGATTGaccaaaattgaaaattgaacCTGTGTTGCCTGAGTTATGAACTGGTGTAACAGAGTTCGTCGGAGGCTTTCTTCGAGGTGGTTTTCTGACTACCATCCAATCCCCAAAGTCATCTTTTTCTTTGGGACGAAGACCTGCTTCGAGCGAGTTGTCATTACATGTAGATATCTGACCTTCATGACTATCTTGCATTTCGCCACTTGAAGGCGGATTCACGACTTGATCTTTTGGACAAGCATCCATCGGGTGTCCTAATCTCCCACACTTAAAACAGATCATCTTAAGACCTTCGTATTGAATGCAATAAACTTTGCCGTATAAACGGAACTTTGACAATAACGGTTTAGACACATCCACTTCCACACTTAACCGTGTAAATTGTCCTCTCTGTGCGGTGGCCGTATTGCTATCTATACGAATAACTTCCCCTATTTTCGAACCAAC contains the following coding sequences:
- the LOC141651174 gene encoding uncharacterized protein LOC141651174; its protein translation is MVWNVQGTGNKSKISAIKEVVRTYKPTVLALVETHMGCDHAIKMSTILGYKGHARVNANGFSGGIWLYWNTDIVSVTTVHEHQQFITVEIARIGEFPWFFSAVYASPDPSNRRELWAELESFAQNNNRPWLVAGDFNETRNLSERHGGDSNMARRCENFNNWIESCELIELAFSGSPHTWARGNSIETRQSARLDRAMCNADWGTVFEEAMVKHIPAFQSDHCPLFISPNGFVPINSVNRPFRFQACWMTHENFESFIDENWPSEGQFDSRLDSLSKKLQSWN